One window of the Nocardia huaxiensis genome contains the following:
- a CDS encoding terpene synthase family protein, with protein MVSEHTSAVEDGIERMRAEYRALLRSDRRWSLRELFSAPGADIAEYCRAFRPNRFGEAACAAVEQFCRRHSLWLDAGGAHYNSMTPYLHPGAITVERMTAIGIYNAILFWLNDTVGREKFGHLSRSGQRAAGVAVERMVRLLETRAAPDDPTPLEAACGEYLAMMTGLAQPEWLERFLTQTVEHLLPAIQDQNARARGSLLDVDEYIELRAHVSGMYPAIALCEFGQDSYLDWADIESAGLADELRRLRVLTVDIGALMNDVFSFEKECITDLADFNLIPLWLLNHPGTDLVQAIEGAAAIVRDRLTEFRTLHERVLADCDRLRANAPESAKTIALHAADLADCVQATWVWQITTQRYKGESIFIENCLVRA; from the coding sequence ATGGTCAGTGAACACACCTCCGCCGTGGAAGACGGCATCGAGCGGATGCGCGCCGAGTACCGCGCCCTGCTGCGTAGCGACCGGCGCTGGTCGCTCCGCGAGCTGTTCAGCGCGCCGGGCGCCGATATCGCGGAATACTGCCGGGCCTTCCGCCCGAATCGTTTCGGCGAGGCCGCGTGCGCGGCCGTGGAACAGTTCTGCCGTCGGCATTCGCTGTGGCTGGACGCCGGCGGCGCGCACTACAACAGCATGACGCCGTACTTACATCCGGGCGCGATCACCGTGGAGCGGATGACGGCGATCGGGATATACAACGCGATTCTGTTCTGGCTCAACGACACTGTCGGCCGCGAGAAATTCGGGCATTTAAGCCGAAGCGGTCAGCGTGCGGCGGGCGTGGCGGTGGAGCGCATGGTGCGACTACTGGAAACCCGTGCGGCGCCGGACGATCCGACCCCCCTCGAGGCGGCCTGCGGCGAATACCTGGCGATGATGACCGGCCTCGCGCAGCCGGAGTGGTTGGAGCGCTTCCTCACGCAGACCGTCGAGCATTTGCTGCCCGCCATTCAGGACCAGAACGCGCGGGCTCGCGGCTCGCTGCTGGATGTGGACGAATACATCGAACTACGCGCGCATGTCTCGGGCATGTATCCCGCGATCGCGCTGTGCGAGTTCGGCCAGGACAGCTATCTGGACTGGGCCGACATCGAGAGCGCCGGACTGGCGGACGAGCTGCGCCGACTACGCGTGCTCACCGTCGACATCGGCGCACTCATGAACGACGTCTTCTCCTTCGAGAAGGAGTGCATCACGGATCTGGCCGATTTCAACCTGATTCCACTGTGGCTGCTGAACCATCCCGGAACCGATCTGGTGCAGGCCATCGAGGGCGCGGCGGCGATCGTGCGGGACCGGCTGACCGAGTTCCGCACCCTGCACGAGCGGGTGCTCGCGGACTGCGATCGATTACGGGCAAATGCCCCGGAATCGGCGAAGACCATCGCCCTGCACGCCGCCGATCTGGCCGATTGTGTTCAGGCGACCTGGGTCTGGCAGATCACCACGCAGCGGTACAAGGGCGAGTCGATCTTCATCGAGAATTGCCTGGTCCGCGCATGA
- a CDS encoding PucR family transcriptional regulator yields the protein MPHPEALPGLDSPILTRLLARLGDIAQNVFEAGLGTVPATADLPYEHFAEEVLPHMVSGFINFLRVIEERRPLTAEEVAEFVVPVVERNAEDRIPLRLLMTTVFVGARRGWLEMAGEARPEDLEELITLGAYALDLLMHLTITMAEVHADVGETVYTVEREAHRTLATALLRGAPAEDLAARADVTLEEHYDVLAIHARTGPLVPIADNLATRRRIRLVHRALAARTGSAPLYVFDGSAGIALLPSGSGAYDDLADTFAQQFGLDVHMAEYSGVARADLPEAARHVTDLAELARLLGRPTGIYRLDDLLLEYQLTRPGPARDRLSERIAPILGHPHLFEALDAHIRHGSDRKAAAAVLHVHPNTHSYRLRRVAELTGLDPSDPHDSRLLAAALTVHRLYPAVEPAAVHAESA from the coding sequence ATGCCCCACCCTGAAGCGCTGCCCGGTCTGGACTCACCGATTCTCACGAGATTGCTTGCGCGACTGGGGGATATCGCGCAGAACGTGTTCGAGGCCGGGCTCGGCACGGTGCCCGCCACCGCCGATCTGCCCTATGAGCACTTCGCCGAAGAGGTGCTGCCGCACATGGTCTCCGGCTTCATCAACTTCCTGCGGGTCATCGAGGAACGCCGTCCGCTCACCGCGGAGGAGGTCGCCGAGTTCGTGGTGCCGGTGGTGGAGCGCAATGCCGAGGATCGAATCCCGTTGCGGCTGTTGATGACAACGGTCTTCGTCGGCGCCCGGCGGGGCTGGCTGGAGATGGCGGGGGAGGCGCGGCCCGAAGACCTCGAGGAGCTGATCACCCTCGGGGCCTACGCGCTGGACCTGCTCATGCACCTGACCATCACCATGGCCGAGGTGCACGCCGACGTGGGCGAAACCGTCTACACCGTGGAGCGGGAGGCGCACCGCACCCTCGCCACGGCCCTGCTGCGGGGCGCACCCGCCGAGGACCTCGCCGCCCGCGCCGACGTCACCCTCGAGGAGCACTACGACGTCCTCGCCATCCACGCCCGCACCGGCCCGCTGGTGCCCATCGCTGACAATCTGGCCACCCGCCGCCGCATCCGCCTGGTGCACCGCGCGCTGGCCGCCCGCACGGGCAGCGCGCCGCTGTACGTGTTCGACGGCAGTGCCGGAATAGCGTTGCTGCCCAGCGGATCCGGAGCCTACGACGATCTGGCCGACACCTTCGCCCAGCAGTTCGGCCTGGACGTGCACATGGCCGAGTATTCCGGCGTGGCCCGCGCCGATCTGCCCGAGGCGGCCCGCCATGTCACCGATCTGGCCGAACTGGCCCGCCTGCTGGGCCGCCCGACCGGCATCTACCGCCTCGACGATCTACTGCTCGAATACCAGCTCACCCGCCCCGGCCCCGCCCGCGACCGGCTCTCCGAACGCATCGCCCCCATCCTCGGCCACCCGCACCTGTTCGAGGCCCTCGACGCCCACATCCGCCACGGCTCCGACCGCAAGGCCGCCGCCGCGGTGCTGCACGTGCACCCCAACACCCACAGCTACCGCCTGCGCCGCGTCGCCGAACTCACCGGCCTCGACCCGAGCGACCCGCACGATTCGCGATTGCTGGCAGCAGCGCTGACAGTCCATCGCCTCTACCCGGCGGTAGAACCCGCTGCCGTGCATGCGGAGTCGGCCTGA
- a CDS encoding cytochrome P450: MSASAPFSGTAFSDSARRLSVDDLPGPGGWPVLGNLPQMPPAAMHRRFDSWADEFGPIYRLNVAGKRVVVVSDPDLNKEILRNRPGGFRRQSSIESIMDEMGSNGLFSLEGEAWRRRRKLAMPAFNASHLRGFHPTLEAITERLRKRWERQAPDDIRAELTRYTVDVTAKLTFDYDINTIEQSGDVIQRHLELIFPTLNRRLGIPIPYWRYVKLPQDRALDRALAALREDLTGVIARARANLPERPTNFIEALLLAQDRQESFTDDELFAEALTILIAGQDTTSNATAWLLYHLAGNPAVQERIRAEIAEIPSVLDRQPYLEAVAAESMRLQPTTPLLAMEAVQDTEIGGVRVPAGTWVIVNVQHAGVQDRNFSDPLAFDPERWLGGGHGNHRPDASIPFGSGPRFCPGRGLAMLEIKSVASMVCRTFDLGLPADAEPPTDQFHFAVIPIGMRLDLQRRRA, from the coding sequence GTGTCCGCCTCCGCACCTTTTTCCGGCACCGCCTTTTCCGACTCCGCACGACGGCTGTCCGTGGACGACCTGCCGGGGCCCGGCGGATGGCCGGTGCTCGGCAATCTGCCGCAGATGCCGCCCGCCGCCATGCATCGCCGATTCGACTCGTGGGCAGATGAATTCGGCCCCATCTATCGGCTGAACGTGGCCGGTAAACGCGTTGTGGTGGTGAGCGACCCCGATCTCAACAAGGAGATCCTGCGCAATCGCCCCGGCGGATTCCGGCGTCAGTCCTCGATCGAATCCATCATGGACGAGATGGGTTCCAACGGCCTGTTCTCCCTCGAGGGCGAGGCCTGGCGGCGACGCCGCAAACTCGCCATGCCGGCCTTCAACGCCTCCCATCTGCGCGGTTTCCATCCCACCCTGGAAGCCATTACCGAGCGGCTGCGCAAACGCTGGGAACGGCAGGCGCCGGACGATATTCGCGCCGAGCTGACCCGCTACACGGTCGATGTCACCGCGAAACTCACCTTCGACTACGACATCAACACCATCGAGCAGTCCGGTGATGTGATCCAGCGGCATCTGGAACTCATCTTCCCCACCCTCAACCGCCGCCTGGGCATTCCGATCCCCTACTGGCGCTATGTGAAGCTGCCGCAGGACCGGGCCCTCGACCGGGCGCTGGCCGCGCTGCGGGAGGACCTCACCGGCGTCATCGCGCGGGCACGCGCGAATCTGCCCGAGCGGCCGACGAATTTCATCGAAGCCTTGCTACTGGCGCAGGACAGGCAGGAATCCTTCACCGACGACGAGCTTTTCGCCGAGGCGCTCACCATTCTCATCGCCGGGCAGGACACCACCAGCAATGCCACCGCCTGGCTGCTGTACCACCTGGCGGGCAATCCCGCTGTGCAAGAGCGCATTCGCGCGGAGATCGCCGAGATTCCCTCCGTGCTGGACCGGCAGCCTTACCTGGAGGCGGTGGCGGCCGAATCCATGCGGCTGCAACCCACCACGCCGCTGCTGGCCATGGAAGCGGTGCAGGACACCGAGATCGGCGGGGTGCGGGTGCCCGCCGGCACCTGGGTCATCGTCAATGTGCAGCATGCGGGTGTGCAGGATCGGAACTTCAGTGACCCGCTGGCTTTCGATCCGGAACGCTGGCTGGGCGGCGGGCACGGCAATCACCGGCCGGACGCCTCCATCCCGTTCGGCTCGGGTCCGCGGTTCTGCCCCGGTCGCGGCCTGGCCATGCTGGAGATCAAGAGTGTGGCGAGCATGGTGTGCCGGACCTTCGACCTCGGCCTGCCCGCCGACGCCGAACCGCCCACGGACCAATTCCATTTCGCCGTCATCCCGATCGGCATGCGCCTGGATCTGCAGCGTCGCAGGGCCTGA
- a CDS encoding fatty acid CoA ligase family protein, giving the protein MTAASEGRATSSAAEDLDILLQRQVEKYAAMPAVTYPTVRNADRAPSAEALDFAQLTFRELGERIDAYARSFVEIGIGKGVKTIVMVRPDPDLFAVIFALFRVGAVPVVVDPGMGVRRMLHCFQSVGAQAFIGVPRAHAVRLAARRTFREIRVQVTAGRSFWGGHTLEELAERGKTAAPVRITHRPDDLLMIAFTTGSTGPAKGVEFTRAGFAASLRVVTDLHGRTDGFTSLVTVPLFGIFDLLQGAHLILGPVDPVRVAQADPALLVDVAKRFRVTDLTASPALLGPLGEHLRHSASPARGATPAEQRVQLPDLTTVISMGAPANLSALGGVRAALGPRARVFTTYGATEALPLTTLEWSELDEMRARTLDGAGTCVGRALPETDSDTRVRLIRITDDEIPYWSDDLEVAPGEVGEIVATGGQVSKSYHRNPAANARAKIDERLPDGTVRRWHRVGDLAWRDASGALWFCGRISQRVRTAAGDMFTVRCEQVFTAHPDVHRTALVGVGRPGAEVPVLCYELREGVDPAEAPRVERELWRLAATRELTAPIRTFLHHSGFPVDIRHNAKIGREQLAVWAAQRLGYDKAGADKPSADKPSADSELGNPTPMKVSKQR; this is encoded by the coding sequence GTGACGGCGGCGTCCGAAGGCAGGGCAACCAGCTCAGCCGCTGAGGATCTCGACATCCTGTTGCAGCGGCAGGTCGAGAAGTACGCAGCCATGCCCGCAGTGACCTATCCGACGGTTCGCAATGCCGATCGCGCTCCTTCGGCCGAGGCGCTCGACTTCGCGCAGTTGACCTTCCGGGAGCTGGGCGAGCGGATCGACGCCTATGCGCGCTCCTTCGTCGAGATCGGCATCGGCAAGGGCGTCAAGACGATTGTCATGGTCCGCCCGGACCCGGACCTGTTCGCGGTGATCTTCGCGCTGTTCCGGGTCGGTGCGGTGCCGGTTGTGGTGGACCCGGGCATGGGGGTGCGGCGCATGCTGCACTGCTTCCAGAGTGTGGGCGCGCAGGCATTCATCGGGGTGCCGCGCGCGCATGCGGTGCGGCTGGCGGCAAGGCGGACCTTCCGCGAGATCCGGGTGCAGGTGACGGCTGGCCGCTCGTTCTGGGGCGGGCACACGCTCGAGGAGCTCGCCGAGCGCGGCAAGACGGCCGCGCCGGTCCGGATCACGCATCGGCCCGACGATCTGCTCATGATCGCTTTCACCACCGGCAGCACCGGACCGGCGAAGGGCGTCGAGTTCACCCGCGCGGGCTTCGCCGCCTCGCTGCGCGTGGTCACCGACTTGCACGGGCGCACAGACGGATTCACCTCCCTGGTGACCGTGCCGCTGTTCGGGATCTTCGACCTGCTGCAGGGCGCGCATCTCATTCTCGGGCCGGTGGACCCGGTGCGGGTGGCGCAGGCCGATCCGGCGCTGCTGGTGGATGTGGCGAAACGCTTCCGGGTCACGGACCTGACCGCTTCACCCGCCCTGCTCGGGCCGCTCGGAGAGCACCTGCGGCACAGTGCTTCTCCGGCACGCGGTGCCACGCCGGCGGAGCAGCGCGTACAGCTGCCCGATCTCACCACCGTGATCTCCATGGGCGCGCCCGCGAACCTGTCCGCCCTCGGCGGCGTGCGTGCGGCGCTCGGACCGCGGGCGCGGGTGTTCACCACCTACGGCGCGACCGAGGCGCTGCCGCTGACCACGCTGGAATGGTCGGAACTCGACGAGATGCGCGCCCGCACCCTCGACGGCGCGGGCACCTGCGTCGGCCGTGCGCTGCCGGAGACCGACAGTGACACGCGGGTCCGGCTCATCCGCATCACCGATGACGAAATCCCGTACTGGAGTGATGATCTGGAGGTCGCGCCCGGCGAGGTGGGCGAGATCGTCGCCACCGGCGGGCAGGTCAGCAAGTCCTATCACCGGAATCCGGCGGCGAATGCCCGCGCCAAGATCGACGAGCGATTGCCCGACGGCACCGTGCGTCGCTGGCATCGCGTCGGCGATCTGGCGTGGCGGGACGCGAGCGGTGCACTGTGGTTCTGCGGGCGAATCTCTCAGCGGGTGCGCACGGCGGCGGGGGATATGTTCACCGTGCGCTGTGAGCAGGTCTTCACCGCGCATCCGGACGTGCACCGTACCGCGCTGGTGGGCGTCGGCCGACCGGGCGCCGAGGTGCCGGTGCTGTGCTACGAACTGCGCGAGGGTGTCGATCCGGCCGAGGCCCCGCGCGTCGAGCGGGAACTGTGGCGGCTGGCGGCGACCCGCGAACTCACCGCGCCCATCCGAACCTTCCTGCACCACAGTGGCTTTCCGGTCGACATCAGGCACAACGCCAAGATCGGCCGCGAGCAGCTCGCGGTGTGGGCGGCGCAGCGGCTCGGGTACGACAAGGCTGGTGCGGACAAACCCAGTGCCGACAAACCCAGCGCCGACAGCGAACTCGGCAATCCAACACCGATGAAAGTCAGCAAGCAGCGATGA
- a CDS encoding wax ester/triacylglycerol synthase family O-acyltransferase, with protein sequence MSIKRLSATDGIWLSLESPDMPMHVAFLLEFTAPDGDAARYVRRWRAQFTAPVPVPQPWNLAPVPGPLGRLLALVRETDEIDPLQHIHSRRLTRVGDRQELVELATRIHREQLNPARPQWEIHIVEGLAADRFAVILKVHHSLFDGASLMRLFTDTYSEDPEDRDTPELFSIGRAQSAGEPHPDAPAPAEQPLPNPLTSKPYSANPLFSSNPLRALLIALRGVLELVRGIGSAARDALRRRRGRRDLPQRAYQQPHSIFDGPITGGRDLSLRRYDLARFKQLAKAADCTINDIVLYLVGTALREYLGEHAELPQESLTAGVPMDLREQDDDRVGTRAGMMFTALATDVDDPLERLAAVRAYIGAAKGHMADMSPNAVIGYGLGVTLPWILGLSWGFDRTPASHPMGISNVPGPRNPLYWNGARLEALYPISLLMHGNPFNVTCVGYNGALHFGVLGASDSLPPMEYLTQSLDAALDELTALLLPAEERVMPSAG encoded by the coding sequence ATGTCCATCAAGCGGTTGTCCGCGACCGACGGCATCTGGCTGTCGCTCGAATCACCCGATATGCCCATGCATGTCGCGTTCCTGCTGGAGTTCACCGCACCCGACGGTGACGCCGCCCGCTACGTGCGCCGCTGGCGGGCACAGTTCACCGCCCCGGTGCCGGTGCCGCAGCCGTGGAACCTCGCCCCGGTGCCGGGCCCGCTGGGCCGGCTGCTGGCGCTCGTGCGCGAGACCGACGAGATCGACCCGCTCCAGCACATCCACAGCCGCCGGCTGACCCGCGTCGGCGACCGGCAGGAACTGGTGGAGCTGGCCACGCGCATCCACCGCGAACAACTGAATCCCGCACGGCCGCAATGGGAAATCCACATCGTGGAGGGGCTCGCGGCGGACCGGTTCGCGGTGATCCTCAAAGTGCACCACAGCCTCTTCGACGGGGCCTCGCTCATGCGGCTGTTCACCGACACCTACTCGGAGGACCCGGAGGATCGAGATACGCCGGAGCTGTTCAGTATCGGAAGAGCGCAGTCGGCCGGAGAACCACACCCGGACGCTCCAGCACCCGCTGAGCAGCCATTGCCGAATCCCCTCACCTCGAAGCCGTACTCCGCGAACCCGCTGTTCTCGTCGAATCCGCTGCGTGCCTTGCTGATCGCATTGCGCGGCGTGCTCGAACTGGTCCGCGGCATCGGCAGTGCGGCACGGGATGCCCTGCGCCGCAGGCGCGGCCGGCGCGATCTCCCCCAGCGGGCGTACCAGCAGCCGCACTCGATCTTCGACGGACCCATCACCGGCGGCCGCGATCTGTCCCTGCGCCGCTACGATCTGGCCAGATTCAAGCAGCTGGCCAAGGCCGCCGACTGCACCATCAACGACATCGTGCTGTATCTGGTCGGCACCGCCCTGCGCGAATACCTCGGCGAGCACGCCGAATTGCCGCAGGAGTCCCTGACCGCCGGTGTGCCGATGGACCTGCGCGAGCAGGACGACGATCGGGTTGGCACCCGTGCGGGCATGATGTTCACGGCACTGGCCACCGATGTCGACGACCCGCTGGAACGCCTGGCCGCGGTACGCGCGTATATCGGTGCGGCCAAGGGACATATGGCCGACATGTCCCCGAATGCCGTGATCGGCTACGGCCTGGGCGTCACACTCCCGTGGATCCTCGGACTCAGCTGGGGATTCGACCGCACCCCCGCCTCCCACCCCATGGGCATCTCCAATGTCCCGGGCCCCCGCAACCCCCTGTACTGGAACGGCGCCCGCCTCGAAGCGCTCTATCCGATCTCCCTGCTCATGCACGGCAACCCGTTCAACGTCACCTGCGTCGGCTACAACGGCGCACTGCACTTCGGCGTGCTGGGGGCTTCCGATTCACTCCCGCCGATGGAATACCTGACACAGAGCCTGGACGCCGCACTCGACGAACTGACAGCACTGCTGCTACCGGCTGAGGAGCGGGTCATGCCGTCTGCCGGATAG
- a CDS encoding NAD-dependent epimerase/dehydratase family protein → MKVLVTGATGFLGSHIVDHCLAAGDEVRVLARPTSNLGHLSTLPDIEVVHGDLGDAESLAAACKGVDVVHHSAGRVEETGSRDQFWDANVLGTRRLMDAARGAGVGRFVFVSSPSVATEYDRDRFGMDESEPYVRNPKSYYVETKAVAEREVLAADSGDFTTCALRPRMIWGPRSGGWMTLLLNKIRSGRLPDLSGGKPVMVSITYCEHAAQACVQASRSDAVAGKAYFLADAEDVDLWGFARDLATAFDLTPPTRTIPKPLLDAVIGVFDTVWKIPGLQERIAPPLSSWTVAALTVSNTYDTSAAKRDFGYTPTVSLREGTDRYVEWVNSIGGLPALLG, encoded by the coding sequence ATGAAAGTCCTCGTCACCGGAGCCACCGGCTTCCTCGGCAGCCATATCGTCGACCACTGCCTCGCGGCCGGTGACGAGGTGCGCGTCCTGGCCCGGCCCACCAGCAATCTCGGCCATCTGAGCACTCTGCCCGATATCGAGGTGGTGCACGGCGATCTCGGCGACGCCGAATCCCTCGCCGCCGCCTGCAAGGGCGTGGACGTGGTGCACCACAGCGCCGGCCGCGTGGAGGAGACCGGCAGCCGCGACCAATTCTGGGACGCCAATGTGCTGGGCACCCGCCGGCTCATGGACGCCGCGCGCGGTGCGGGCGTGGGCCGGTTCGTCTTCGTGAGCAGCCCCAGCGTCGCCACCGAATACGACCGCGACCGCTTCGGCATGGACGAGTCGGAACCGTACGTCCGCAACCCCAAGAGCTACTACGTCGAAACCAAGGCGGTCGCCGAGCGCGAGGTGCTGGCCGCCGACAGCGGCGACTTCACCACCTGCGCGCTGCGCCCGCGCATGATCTGGGGCCCGCGCTCGGGCGGCTGGATGACACTGCTGCTCAACAAGATTCGCTCCGGTCGGCTGCCCGACCTCTCCGGCGGCAAGCCGGTCATGGTCTCGATCACCTACTGCGAGCACGCGGCGCAGGCGTGCGTGCAGGCTTCCCGGTCGGACGCGGTAGCGGGCAAGGCGTACTTCCTCGCCGACGCCGAGGACGTGGACCTCTGGGGTTTCGCACGGGACCTGGCCACCGCCTTCGACCTCACCCCGCCGACCCGAACCATTCCGAAACCGTTGCTGGACGCGGTGATCGGCGTCTTCGACACCGTGTGGAAGATTCCCGGACTGCAGGAGCGGATCGCCCCGCCGCTGTCGAGCTGGACAGTTGCCGCGCTCACGGTCTCGAACACCTACGACACGTCTGCCGCGAAACGGGACTTCGGCTACACGCCAACGGTGTCGCTGCGCGAAGGCACGGATCGCTACGTCGAGTGGGTCAACTCGATCGGCGGCCTGCCCGCCCTGCTCGGCTGA
- a CDS encoding 3-oxoacyl-ACP synthase III family protein — MSAARLGALGAALPRREYTTDEVLERMSSGGQFEVERITGIRTRRMVDRSAGEDTLSLGERAALDCLARSKYEAADLDIIISAGTTVHDGFHMVFEPAAAHEIARRIGADNATGYDVVNACGGTMTAIYLLENMIRAGIVRTGMVVTSEIISPVTEGALAEAKDPRDLQFPALTLADAAVAILVDRAEDEQDRIHYVDMICSAEFSPLCIAKPSDASENMIMLTDNITMQAAPRRETWAKLHRDLLEKRGSSFAEEKFDFIVFHQLGVAFTEKLAESGSKIHQAEMPPRLATVHKYANTGASTHFLALYDYISRGEIPKGSKICFVPTASGMIFGVMSATVDALVG; from the coding sequence GTGAGTGCTGCACGCCTCGGTGCGCTCGGAGCCGCCCTGCCCCGGCGCGAATACACCACGGACGAAGTGCTGGAAAGAATGTCCAGCGGCGGGCAATTCGAGGTCGAGCGGATCACCGGCATCCGCACCCGGCGCATGGTGGACCGGTCGGCGGGGGAGGACACGCTGTCGCTGGGCGAACGCGCCGCCCTCGACTGCCTGGCCCGGTCGAAGTACGAGGCCGCCGATCTCGACATCATCATCAGCGCCGGCACCACCGTGCACGACGGCTTCCACATGGTCTTCGAGCCCGCCGCCGCACACGAGATCGCCCGGCGCATCGGCGCCGACAATGCCACCGGCTACGACGTGGTCAATGCCTGCGGCGGCACCATGACCGCGATCTACCTGCTGGAGAACATGATTCGGGCCGGCATCGTGCGCACCGGCATGGTCGTCACCTCCGAGATCATCTCCCCGGTCACCGAGGGCGCGCTCGCCGAGGCCAAGGATCCGCGCGATCTCCAGTTCCCGGCGCTCACCCTGGCCGACGCCGCGGTGGCGATCCTGGTGGACCGCGCCGAGGACGAGCAGGACCGCATCCACTACGTGGACATGATCTGCAGCGCGGAATTCTCGCCGCTGTGCATCGCCAAGCCCAGCGACGCCAGCGAGAACATGATCATGCTGACCGACAACATCACCATGCAGGCCGCCCCGCGCCGGGAAACCTGGGCGAAACTGCATCGCGATCTGCTGGAAAAGCGCGGCAGCAGCTTCGCCGAGGAGAAGTTCGATTTCATCGTCTTCCATCAGCTCGGCGTCGCCTTCACCGAGAAACTCGCCGAATCCGGCAGCAAGATCCACCAGGCCGAGATGCCGCCGCGCCTGGCCACCGTGCACAAATACGCCAATACCGGTGCCAGCACGCATTTCCTCGCGCTGTACGACTACATTTCGCGCGGCGAAATACCCAAGGGTTCCAAGATCTGTTTCGTGCCGACCGCGTCCGGAATGATTTTCGGCGTCATGTCGGCCACCGTCGATGCGCTCGTCGGCTGA
- a CDS encoding diguanylate cyclase domain-containing protein — MDEVEQFGLARKWWLALTEACFLPLPPGAVQSLLTGLVADLLAGLHSELFDPSVGASTGAALVDARLTADAVLPVSAGVLAGLAAYTSHPEATPRLAMLLAAFGQGYGRALADARWAGRKSVEQAMSEAQRAADERFRVVFDNAAVAIAVGDMDGCLVDANRGLADMIGVPVEALRGISVYDFAHPDDRDGIRAVIYDKLVPAGAGTVKLEQRIQRADGSYGWASFAITFVKGAAGHADYLLAVGEDVTERHRMEDELHWQARHDPLTGLPNRRQLVERLEGAIGLAGDDDQVGLCFLDLDGFKNVNDHYGHGAGDRLLTAVATQLRASVPEHGVLVSRIGGDEFVALIPPPADQDRVAAVADSLLSSLEEPITVGHNRLRLSASIGAVVAPVSGADAEALLDAADTALFRAKADGKGRWVLRAHSARPGALAIYSDESSA, encoded by the coding sequence GTGGACGAAGTCGAACAGTTCGGTCTCGCACGAAAATGGTGGCTTGCACTTACTGAAGCCTGCTTTCTGCCGCTACCGCCGGGTGCGGTACAGAGTTTGCTGACCGGTCTCGTCGCTGACCTACTGGCCGGTCTGCATAGTGAGCTCTTCGATCCGTCCGTCGGCGCGAGCACGGGCGCGGCCCTGGTCGACGCCCGGCTGACAGCCGATGCGGTGCTGCCGGTTTCGGCCGGCGTGCTGGCGGGGCTGGCCGCCTACACGAGCCACCCCGAGGCCACGCCGCGCCTGGCCATGCTGCTGGCCGCCTTCGGGCAGGGCTACGGCAGGGCCCTCGCCGATGCGCGGTGGGCGGGCCGAAAGTCCGTGGAGCAGGCCATGTCCGAGGCGCAGCGCGCGGCGGACGAACGCTTCCGGGTGGTGTTCGACAATGCGGCCGTGGCCATCGCGGTCGGCGATATGGACGGCTGCCTGGTGGATGCGAACCGCGGCCTGGCCGACATGATCGGCGTCCCCGTCGAGGCCCTGCGCGGCATCTCGGTCTACGACTTCGCGCACCCCGATGATCGCGACGGCATTCGCGCCGTGATCTACGACAAGCTGGTGCCGGCCGGTGCGGGCACGGTCAAACTCGAGCAGCGCATTCAGCGCGCCGACGGCTCGTACGGCTGGGCGTCGTTCGCCATCACCTTCGTGAAAGGCGCTGCCGGACATGCCGATTACCTGCTCGCGGTCGGTGAGGATGTCACCGAGCGGCATCGCATGGAGGACGAGCTGCACTGGCAGGCCCGCCACGATCCGCTGACCGGCCTGCCCAATCGGCGGCAGCTGGTCGAGCGGCTCGAGGGCGCCATCGGCTTGGCGGGCGACGACGATCAGGTCGGCCTGTGCTTCCTGGACCTGGACGGTTTCAAGAACGTCAACGACCACTACGGCCACGGCGCGGGTGACCGCCTGCTGACGGCCGTCGCCACCCAATTGCGCGCCAGCGTGCCCGAACACGGGGTGCTGGTCTCACGGATCGGCGGCGACGAATTCGTGGCGCTGATCCCACCACCGGCCGATCAAGACCGGGTGGCCGCGGTGGCGGATAGCCTGCTGTCCTCCCTGGAGGAGCCGATCACGGTCGGCCACAACAGGTTACGACTGTCCGCGAGCATCGGCGCGGTGGTCGCCCCGGTATCCGGAGCCGACGCCGAGGCCCTGCTCGACGCCGCCGACACCGCCCTGTTCCGCGCCAAGGCGGACGGCAAGGGCCGCTGGGTATTGCGCGCCCACAGCGCACGTCCGGGCGCACTGGCCATCTATTCGGACGAATCGAGCGCCTGA